AGACGCGATCACGCGTTTCGGCTCCTTCGATACGGTCCTGCCCTATCTCCGAAAGACTAAGCAGCCGACGGCCTGATCGCTGCTTTCAAGCCTGTTCTGGAAGCCGCCGCGGCCATTGGCCCGGCGGCTTTTTCATGCGCCATTGCCGAAATCAGGAAGCGTCGCGCCGTGATCGATGCTATCTAGGATCAGCGTCGCGATGGAAGTCGAACCTGCCGAGATCCGATGAGAGGGCGAAAGCGTCAGTCCGACATGGTGAGGAGATCGGCGAAGGCCCTGCTTTCGCTCTGTTTTCTGTTTTCCCTCATCGACATGCCGAAAGCTCAGCCGGAAGGAAGCGATGCCGAGCCTGCCTGCCTCTATTCCGGGCCTTCGGCCTCGGGATCGAACGAGACGCTCTGTATCCGCAAGGACAGTTTCAATCGCGATCTCTGCGCCGCGATCGAGCATTTCGCCGCGGCCAATCATTTGCCACCGGACTATTTCGCCCGCCTCATCTGGCGCGAAAGCACCTTTCGCCCCGACGCGGTCAGTTTCAAGGGGGCGCAGGGCATCGCCCAGTTCATGCCCGGAACGGCGAAACTGCGCGGTCTCGAAGACAGCTATCAGGTGCTGGAGGCACTGCGGAAATCGGCGCAGTATCTCGACGAATTGCGCAATCGTTTCGGTAATCTCGGTCTTGCCGCCGCCGCCTATAATGCCGGCGAAAACGGTCTTGCCGCTTACCTTACGTCGGGAAGATTACCTTACGAGACGCGCGGCTATGTAATGGCGATCACCGCCCATACTGTGGAGGAATGGAAGGACAATCCGCCGGCAACGGCGGCAGCCCCGCTCGACAAGGACAAACCTTTTCTCGATGGCTGCGTGGCGCTTGCCGAACGCCGGACGTTGAAGGACACGCCCTGGCGTCAAGAGGGCGACTGGGCGCCCTGGGGTGTCCAACTGGCGGCGAACGCCGATGTCGCGGTGGCCCGGCGCATGTTTCTCGATGCGGTGCAGGATCTGCCTGCGCCGCTCAATACGGAACAGCCGCTGATCCTGCGCCAGCGCGATCGCAGCTTCGGCTTTCGCCCGCGTTATGCCGCCCGCATCGGCCGGCAGACGCGCCTGGAAGCCAACAACCTCTGCAACCAGATCCGCAGCAACGGCGGCACCTGCCTTGTTTTCAAAAATCGATAGCGTGCCGCTTTCCCTTCCCTGGCGAAAACACCACTTGCAGGATCGCGACAGGGCGCAGCATAGTCGGCGCGGATCATGCAAAGGGAGGAACGACAATGCGGGTTTTGGTCATCGGAGCGACGGGCCATGTCGGAACCTATCTCGTTCCTCGTCTGGTCGAGGCGGGGCACGACGTCGTCACCATCAGCCGCGGCGCGGCAAAGCCCTACACGGAAAACCGCGCCTGGGCCTCCGTCGACCAGCGCCGGATGGATCGCGCCGAGATGGAGCGGACCGGTGATTTCGGCCCGGCCGTGCGTGACGTGAAAGCCGATATCGTCATCGACATGATCTGCTTCACGCTGGAGAGTGCCGAGCAACTGGTGACCGCGCTATCGGGGCATGTCGGTCATTTCCTGCACACCGGCACGATCTGGACCCATGGCTACCCCAGCACCGTGCCGACACTCGAAGAGGCGCCCAAGTCTCCCTTCGGTGACTATGGCATCCAGAAGGCGGCGATCGAAACCTATCTGCTGCAGCAGGCAAGGCTTCGCGGTTTTCCGGCGACCGTCATCCATCCCGGCCACATCGTTGGTCGCGGATGGGCGCCGCTCAATCCCGCCGGCAATTTCAACCTGCAGGTCTTTTCGACCCTTGCCTGCGGAGACGCCCTGGCGCTGCCCAATTTCGGCCTGGAGACGGTCCATCACGTCCATGCCGATGACGTGGCGGCGATGTTCATGGATGCGATCGCCAACTGGAATGCGTCGACCGGCGAAAGTTTCCACGCAGTGTCGGAGCAGGCGCTGACGCTGCGTGGATATGCCGAAGCCATGTCGCACTGGTTTGGGCGAGAGCCGAAGCTCAGTTTCGCCCCATTCGATGCCTGGGCCGAAAGCCAGACGGCCGAAGATGCGGAGGCGACATGGGAGCATATCGCCCGCAGCCCGAATTGCTCGATTGCCAAAGCCCGGCGCCTGCTCGGCTATGCGCCGAGATATACATCGCTGCAGGCGGTGCAGGAATCGGTTGACTGGCTGGTCGGGCAGGGGCGGATCGAGACCTGATCCGCTGGATCTTAGGCGATCAGGATGGCCCTGAAATCATTGACATTGGTGCCGGTCGGCCCCGTTTCGAAGAGGTCGCCGACGGCTGCAAAGCCTGAATAGCTGTCATTACCGTCGAGCAGCCGGCGCGGATCGAGTCCGGCAGCGCGCAAGCGCTTGACCGTGCCGCCATCGGCAAAGGCGCCGGCATTATCCTCCGAGCCGTCGATCCCGTCCGTGTCGGCAGCAAGGAGATGAATGCCCTCCTGTGCGTCGATCGCAAGCGCCATGGCGAGCGCGAATTCGCCGTTGCGTCCGCCCTTGCCGCCCTTGGCGCGGAGCGTCACCGTCGTCTCGCCGCCGGAAAGGATGACGACCGGTTTCGGAAACGGCCTGTTCCGGCCGAGCACCTCGCGGGCGATTGCCGCATGCACCTGCGCCACGTCGCGCGCTTCTCCCTCGATCGCATCCGAAAGGATGGCCGGCTCGATCCCCTGCGACTTCGCCAGGGCGGCCGCCGCCTCCAGCGACACGCCGGCAGAGGCAATGATGTGACGCGCGTGGCGTAAAAACACCGGATCGTCCGGCCGCGGTGCATCGGCCTTGGCTGAGTTCAGATGGTCGAGGGCTGCCTGCGGCAGCTGCAATCCATATTGCTTGACGATCTCAAGCGCATCGTGCCGCGTCGAACCATCGGGCACGGTCGGCCCGGAGGCGACATGGGCCGGATTGTCGCCGGGAATATCGGAGACGATCAGGCTGACGACCCTTGCTCTGGTTGCCGCTGCAAGTCTGCCGCCTTTGATGGTCGAGAGATGCTTGCGCACGACGTTCATCGCCGAGATCGGCGCGCCCGAGGCAAGCAGCATTTCGTTGAGGGCAATCTCGTCTTCGAGGGTCAGCCCCACCGGCGGGGCGGGCAGCAGCGCCGAGCCGCCACCGCAGATCAGCGCGATCACCAGATCGTCTTCCGTCAGTCCACTCACCGTCTCCATCAGCCGTCTTGCCGCGGCACGTCCCGCCGCATCGGGAACAGGATGGGCAGCCTCGATGATCTCGATGTCGCGTGTGTCGCAGCCATAGCCGTAGCGTGTGACCACCAGACCGTCGAGCGGCCCGTCCCAGACGCTTTCGAGCGCCCGCGCCATCTGCGCAGCACCCTTGCCGGCGCCGATCACCACGGTCTTTCCCTTCGGCCTGTCAGGCAGGTTTGCCTTGATGCCGGTCAGCGGATCGGCGGCGCGAACCGCCGCATCGAACAGGCTTTTCAGGAAATCGCGGGGAGCGCTTGTCGTCATCGGTGGTTTCTGCTGCCTGGAGTGTCGAACGTGATGCCGACTGTCGACGCATCCCCGTGCCGGCGTCAAGGTCGAAGACGCGGCAGTGTGACGGTTGTGGACTGCAAATTCTGCTTCATCGAAAGAACGGAGACGAACGATAGAAAGCATTAACCATAGTCCCGTAGACAACGAACAGGATCAAAGGAACCTGTGTTCGATGGCTACTGAAATGACCTGCCGCCCCGCCGCCCAGAGTGAAGGCGTGGTGATTGCTTTTCCCTCCGGAACCGGAACCGCCAATATCGAGCGCTGCGCCCGCGAACTCGGCCGCAGACATGGCGCGGATGCGATCGCATTCTGGAAGGCCGAATGCCGCAGGCTCGCCGATCAGCTTCTGGCCGCCGGGATGCCGGAGAGCGACGTCGGCGAGCGGGTGCTGCAGTTTCAGCAGGATGTCCAGATCGAACTCGTCCTCAGCCATCAAAACGGGCCGCTGCCCAAGTCTCAGAACCGATAGCTGCAATCTCGCTGGATTCGACGGTTGCCCCGGCGAATGGCATGGCAGCCAGGTTGCTCCCGTTCTGTCGCTTTATCGCAGCAGCCCGGCAGACCGAAGGGCGTCTTCGATGACCTTCTGAATGCCGCCGCGATCATCCCCCGTGGCAGATGAACCTGCGACGTTTTCCGGTTGCGCAGCAGCGGGTTTTGCATTGCGCCGCTTTTCAAACGAGGGAATGAGGCCCCAGGACCTGGCGATTTCGACGGTCGAGGAAATTCCGACGTCAAGCATGAAGGGGCCGCTCGCCCCGTAGCCGGTGCCGATGTCGAGCGGCGTGCCGTGATCCATTCCGGCAATCGTATAGAGCTCGATCACCTCCACCCCATGAGCATCGGTCCAGACCCTTCGCTGATGGCGTCCGATATTTTCCACGCGCGACGGCGATGCGTCGATGCCGTGGATATTTCTCCATTGCTCCACGATGGCATTCGCATTGGATGGCACGACGGTTCTGTCTGCGCTTCCCTGCCAGAGCGACAAAGTCGGCCACGGGCCTTTGTGGCTTGAGGCGTTTTTCAACCGCAGTTGCAGTTCTTTGGCGGTCGGCCCGCCATGACCGCGCATTCGGTCGAACGCCTCGGGAATGGTCGCGGCGCTGGCATAGGGCAGGCCTGCAATGATGGCCCCGCCGGCAAAAATCTCCGGATAGGTGGCAAGCATGGCGGCGGTCATGGCCCCGCCGGCCGAAAGCCCGGTCACGAACACGCGCCTGCTGTCGATGCTGTGCTCCGCAACGAGTTTTGCGATCATCTGGCGAATGGAAAAGACCTCGCCGTGATCCCGGCGTATATCTTCGGGGTTAAACCAGTTGAAGCAGAGGTTGGGATTGTTTGCCCTTCGTTGCTCGGGAAACAGCAGCGCGAAACCATAATCCTCTGCCAACCTAGACCACCCCGACCCGATGTCATAGCCTGATGCTGTCTGGGTGCAGCCGTGCAGGACGGTGACCAGGGCCATGTTCTTTGCGCGCTTCGACGGCAGGTAGATGTAACCTCCCAGAGCCCCCGGGTTTGCACCAAATGCGTCCAGGGCGATCAGATCGGGATTTTCCTGCGTGGGGCGGGGGCGAAGCGTTCCTCGCAACGCAGCAAGGCGCGCAAGCGTGTCGGACATAGATCTCATGAAAGTCTCCGCCAATCAGCAGCCGGGATGGCGGTGATGCCTGCGTAAACGCGTCAGTCGGCGGAAGGTTGCTGCACTGCACAATATTTTCTGAGCAGGCTGGATTTCCGGATGCGCGGGCAGCTCCGCGGGGCGAGGAACTTCGGCCCGGAAATGACGTTGATGTTGTCGATTGACAGCATTGTCGCTGCAATTAGCGAGGCTTTTCAGATGTCGAACAAACCCAACTTCTTCTCTTCCTTTGCGACCGTCGTCGCCGATTTCTCGGGAAAGCCGTTCACCTTTGTCGCGGCTCTGACGCTCGTGATTGCCTGGGCGGTGTCCGGTCCCTTTTTCGGCTATTCTGAAACCTGGCAGTTGGTGATCAATACGACCACGACCATTATCACCTTCCTGATGGTCTTTGTATTGCAGAACAGCCAGAACCGCGACGGCAAAGCGGTTCAGGCCAAGCTCGACGAACTCATCCTGACGAGCCAGGCCGCCAACAAGTTCGTCGGCATCGAGAAGTTGGACGAGGGTGAACTCAGGGAAATGAGCAAGACGCTTGCCGCGCAAGCCGAATGTGTCGAGGAAAAAGCGGATGAGAAATCTGCCGCGGAGGCAGCCTCCACCTGATGCATATCGCCTCAATGCGACTCGTTTCAGTTCATCGTCTCTGGCATCTGGTCGTGATGTTGCTGCCGCATTTCCTCGATGGCCTCGGCCTCTTTCTTCTCAGCCGCAATCCAGTGATTTCCGGCCTTGCTTGATCGGATCAGTTCGTCGAGCTTGGTTTGGAGCGCCACCATGTCCCGATTTTGGGAGTGCTGCACCAGCAGAAGAATAAAAAATATGATGAGCGTCCCCATCATGTTGGTCAGCAGAAACCATTGCCGTGGGAAAGAAAAACTGAGGCCCGCCGCCGCCCATAGGGCGACCAACGCGACCAGCGTGACAGGGACCGCGCGATGCCCTGCCCATAAGACGGCCAAGTCGGAAATCTGTCGAAAACGCCAGCGCATAGCGCATAAACGAAGGATGGAGCAAATGTTTCCATCATCCAGGCTCAATACATCACGTGCTGCGAACAGTTTAAAACCCGCGTTTCCGCGGGTTTTAGACGACGAGCCGTTCTCATGGCCACCCTAAGTTCAATTCAGTTTGACCGACGGTTCGCGGCCCCAGACACGCAGTTTGCCAAGCGCTTTGACAAAGGCCGCGACATCCCCGGCCGCTCTAAGCGCAAGCACGCCCTCATCCAGGGAATCGGCAATTCCGGCCTTCTGCATGAGGGGCAGCGCTGTTTCCACATAGCCGATGAACTTGCAGTGCACGAAGGCATCCGACACGAAATCACGGGCCGTTGCCTCTTTTAGCAGATCGCTGCTTCCCGCGGGCGAGGGCAGCAGCGCGACGGCGTCGTAAAGCACCGAAGGTCCGCCGTCGATCATCTGATGCGCCTCGATCCAATTGCCGTCCGAGAGCGTCACGCCGCCGATCTTTGGCGCGATCACTTCGAATGTTGCTTTCTGCTCGGTGATCTCGGCAAGCAGCGCCTTGAAGATCGCGGCGTCGCTGCCGTCGGTGACAAGAATACCGAGCTTGCGTCCTTCGAACCGCTTCGGACCGCGCTCGATAATGCTGAGCGCCGGCGACGGCTCGAGATCCTGGCGCGTCGGCATGGCGGCATCGGCAGGCTTCGGCATCGATTTGAAGCCGAGTGCGTGGCCGACCTTACTGGCCAAAGTCTCATCGATGTTCATGAGATGCGAGACCATGCGCTCGCGAATGACCGGTGTTTCGACTTTGCTCAATTCGAAGATCAGTGCTGCTGCGATATGGCGTTGCTCCGGCGGAGTCTGGCTGATGAAGAACTGCCTGGCCTGGCTGTAATGATCGGCAAAGCTTTCCGGCCGCAACCGGACCTTGGCGCCCTGTTCCTCGGCCGGGAAGTGACGATAGCCCTGAACCGGCGATTCTCGCGGTCCCTGATTCCAGGAATTCGGCTGGTAATTGACCCGGCCGACAGGATTGCGCATCGCCATGTGGCCATCCTGCTGGAAATTGTGGAAGGGACATTTCGGAGCGTTGATCGGCAGATGGGTGAAATTCGGGCCGCCCAGACGTTTCAGTTGCGTGTCGAGATAGGAGAAGTTCCGTCCCTGCAGAAGCGGGTCGTTGCTGAAGTCGATGCCGGGCGGAACGTTCTGCGTCATGAAGGCGACCTGCTCGGTCTCGGCGAAAAAGTTTTCGGGCATTCGGTCGAGCACCAGACGGCCGACCGGTTTGACCGGCAGGATCTCCTCGGGAATGATCTTCGTCGGATCGAGGATGTCGAAGTCGAACGTGTCGGCGAAGTCCTGATCGAAAAGCTGCACACAAAGTTCCCATTCCGGGAAGTTTCCTGACTGGATCGACTGCCAGAGGTCGCGACGATGGAAGTCCGGATCCGCACCGTTGATCTTGACCGCTTCGTTCCATGCGACGGACTGCAGGCCGAGTTTCGGTTTCCAATGAAATTTGACGAAGGTCGATTCATCGGCCGCGTTGACGAAACGGAAGGTGTGAACGCCGAACCCCTCCATGAAACGGAAGGAGCGCGGGATGGCGCGGTCCGACATGACCCACATGATCATATGCATGCTTTCCGGGGTGAGGGAGATGAAGTCCCAGAAATTGTCATGCGCCGACTGCGCCTGTGGAAATTGCCTGTCGGGTTCCGGCTTTACGGAATGGACGACGTCGGGAAATTTGATCGCGTCCTGAATGAAGAAGACGGGAATATTATTGCCGACCAGATCCCAATTACCCTGCTGGGTGTAGAGCTTCACCGCGAAACCGCGCACGTCGCGCGCCAGATCAAACGATCCTTTGCTGCCGGCGACTGTCGAAAACCGGACGAAGGCCGGTGTCTTTTCGCCGGGCCGCTGGAAAAGATCAGCCCGGGTATAGGCGGCCAGCGATTCATATGTTTCGAAATAGCCATGGGCGCCGTAACCCCGCGCATGCACGACCCGCTCGGGGATGCGCTCGTGGTCGAAATGAAAGATCTTCTCGCGAAAATGGAAGTCATCGATGACGGCGGGGCCGCGGGCGCCGAGACGGAGCGTATTCTGATCGTCGGAAACGGGGCCGCCTTGTGCTGTGGTCAGCACCGGCATGCCGTCCTCGGCAAACTGATGTAGCTCACCGCCTGCACCGCGGTGCAGCTTCTGATCATGAATCGTCGCGTTGTCCGAGGGCGAGGTCTTCGTCTTCTTGGCCATCTATCTTCTCCGGAAAGGGTGTGACCTAACCGAAGCTCAAAAATGGCGACATGTTCCGCTCGCCGCGAAATAAACTGCAACCTGGCGAAGGGCTGCGTTTCAACAAGACTGCATAAAACAGGGCGCGGGGCCTTTCGACCCCGCGCCCCCGTTTTTAGCCGGTTTTCAGAGCCGGCGTGCAACGATGAGATCTTCCTCTTCGTCGCGTTGCGATCCGCCAAACGCTGCGGCAGCAGAGGCGATGAAAGCCCCGATCAGAAGCGAGAGCGAGCCGAGCAGGGCCGTCGTGGAGGCCGCCTTGCGTGCCTCATCGGCAGCTTTCTGGGCGGCGACCTTGGCGTCGTCGATCCGCTTCAGCACCGTATCGACGCGGGTGCGTGCATCGGCTTCGGAAAGACCGGTTCGGGACGATACGATGGTGGCAAGATAGGCCTTGTCGTCATCGGGAATCTGGCCCTGGGCAGCGCCGTTGAGGAGGATGCGGGACACCTCGGATGTTGCCGCGGCATCATTGGACGTCGCCGCGGCGCGAGCCTGGTCAGGGCGCAGCAATGCGTCGGTAAAATAGGAAGTGGAAAGATCCACCGGCGAGGTTGCCGACGACGCTGCTGCCGTGCCGGCGGCCGTGGCAGTCGATCCCACGGCCGAGCCCACGGCTTGTGCACCCGCGCCGGCCAGCGAGGTCAGCGATGATGCGAGAAACCCGGCGACGAAGACGGTCGCCAGAGCCCAGCTTAGGAAACCATGCGCCGTGTCACGGAAGAAAACCTCGTCCGTGTGAACAGCCGCCCATTTCGTCCGCAGCCGGCCGGTAATATAGCCTCCGAGCGCCGAAGAGAGCCATTGCACGAGAACGAGCCAGATTGCCGCCGTCACGCCGAGTGTCCCGAGCGAACTGCTTTGCCCCGACCAGGGCGACACCATCGTCAGCCCGAGCCCGGATCCAAGCAGCAGAAGAATGAGGGTGACGCCAATGGCCGCGGCCGCACCCCCGAAGATAGGCCCCCATGTCATGGCCGATTTAGAGGATTCGACCGGAGTGGCAACCTCTCCGGAACCTGTCATTGAAACCGACATGATCTGTTCCTATCGCATAAACAGAGCAAGAAGGATGATGATAGGCAGTGGAACACCGAGCAGCCAAAGTAGAATACCGCGACCCATGAGAGACCTCCTGTCAAAGCTGACGTTACGTTGTTGATGCCACTCAACTTTTAACCGCGGTGTTTGTTCCCGGCCGCTTGATCATCGACGATCTTCAGACGCAGATTATAAAGATTGACGAAATCTAGGGCGCTCGCGCTAACGCCAACCGGGGAGCGCACCTATATCTTGGGTTCAAGCTGGGGAAATTCTCCCGTTACTCCCAAAGGCAGAAACTCATGGCTGCGTCACAGCGTAAATCGGAGAAGCATCGATGAACAGATTTCGGGCATTTGTCGCGGCCGGAGCAATCAGTCTTGCCTTTATCACTTCGGCCTGCTCGACAGCGCCGAATTCATATGGCTCGGCATCGGGATATCAGCCGGGAGATTCCTTGAACCCGGCCTGCGCCGATGGCTTCCGACCCGGCGACGGCCGTTCGTGCAGCTATTAGAAGCGCTCGGCTCTCGTCCGCTAAGAGCGGCAGCTGGTGGCGATAGTATTGTTCGAAAGGGAGTGCGAGCGCGGTTCCCACACTCCAATGATCAAGAGAGAACGGCCACGTGATCTCGTGGCAGCGACGTGACGTCAATCTGCCGCCCGACCCCATTCTTAAGTTAATGGCGGTCGCGTCCTGCCGCAGTCTCTATACCATCAAATCGGGAACGCAAAGATGGCCGGTTCGTCGCTTGTTGCTTTCGTTAAAGGCGAACGCCCGGACGACTCAGCCCCGGAGTAATCAACTTCGATAAACGCCGGCGCCCCTGCGGGTGGACACGACCGCGGCGCTGTTCTCTTGCGACCTGGATCTTTGGGTCGATTCCAACAATGTCACTGGCCGCGGGGCAAGGCATCGATCAACTGGTGCACCTTATCGGTTGCGTAGACGATATCCTCGCGGGGCAAATGCACCGTGATTTCGATCTCCTGCCATCGACCGCCATTATTTCTAGCGTAACTCACAGCTGCCTGTAGAGATTTGAATTCAACTGCGGGCGCGCCGGCGATCCAGAACTGCACGGTGCAATCGGCTTCGCAATAGTCGGAGAGTGCTTTGAGCGGGTCTAGGGCCATGCCGATGGGCTCTACACCTTTGGTGGTTCTTTGGCTACCGCACGTGAAGCGCCGCCGCTGTTTTCGAGTCGCGCAATCCGCGCCACATTGACGTGACCTCCGCTCCTCCAACACCGATGGCCGGCGCGATCACCACTCCTTCCGACACTGGTGCGCGACGGCTGGCGACGTTCTGGAAATTCCACAGGGGAGAGCCGTTCACGCCAGGTTAATGCGTATTAACCCAGACTCGGGGCCTGAAAGGATGCGCCGATGAAAAAGCTTTTTCCCGTAGTCGCAGCCACAGTCTTGGCTGCATGTTTCGCGCTGCCGCTAAACGCCATGCCGAATTTCGTGCCGAAACCGGTAGCAATGCACACCGCCGACGTCGAGCAGGTCAAGGACCGTCGCCACGGTAATGGACATGCGTATGGCCACTGGAAGAAAAGCCGGTACGCTTACCGCGACTGCCGGTATTACGGCTCGTGCTATCGTCCTCGGCACTACGGCTATCGTGATTATTACGGCTATCGCGACGATTACCCCTATCGTCGTCGATCAGCTGTGACCGTGTATTTCAATTTTTAGTCGGCAGTGCTCCGGCCCCTTGAAGCCGGCGATCTGACCTCACCACCACAGCAGCCCGTCGAGCTACCAACTCGGCGGGCGTCTTGTTTCCGGCGCCTGAACAAAGAAAAAGGTCGGGGCGATTGCTCGCGCCGACCTTCTTTGATTGCATCAGCGCGGTGCCAGTACATCCGTGGTCACCAGCAAAAGCTATCCGATGGATTGAATTTATGCGCCTTGTGAATTTTCGCAAGGATTAGGGTATGCTGATTTAGAGCTAAAAGTGAAAAGAAAACGCCTGTCTTCGGATTTCTCAACGAAACGGGCGATTAACTTGAAAATGGCTCCCCGGGCCGGATTCGAACCGGCGACCTGTCGATTAACAGTCGAATGCTCTACCGCTGAGCTACCAGGGATCACTGCTTGGCGCGGTGTGAGTGGGCTAATACAAATGCTTGCCCGATTTGCCAAGCGGTTTTTTCAAAAAAATGAAATGAACTTGTATTTGGGTTGTCTGTGCCCATCTCTGGGGAATGACGAACCGGAATGAGCGCGAAGACACGAGAGGCGGCGAAAAGCCTAGGAAGCGGGCAGGGCGCTTCGGCATCGATCATGCAAGCGGCAGGCTTATGCTCGGCTCCTTCAGCATCGGCATGCCGCGCTCCCGCATCGCGCGGATGGCGATCGGCATCGCCCTCATTCTATGCGGGTTCCTGGGCTTCCTGCCGATCCTGGGCTTCTGGATGCTGCCGCTCGGCTTCCTTGTGCTCTCGCATGATCTGCCTGTCGCGCGCCGGCTTCGGCGGCGGCTGGCGGTCTGGTGGCACAGGCGGCGGAAGCCGGCTGGCTGAGAGCAGCCGGGGAGCGGTCACGGAACAGCGAAAGGATTCTCGCCTCCGTGGTTTATGGATTGTAAAATGCGAGAACGCGTCAAAATGGTCAGGTGAGGACATGAAGGCATTTTTTGTTGTCGCCCTGTCGGCGGCGACGATTCTCTCAGGCGTTCCCGCCCAAGCCCAGGCCGTCGACAGCCGGGGTTTTGACGCTCGCGGCATCTGCCGCCGTCCCGAGGGCTGCATGGTCGATCCCGGCCAGGGCGGCAGCTATAACGGGCCGCGCAACTATCGCAATTTCAACGGCCGGAACGAGCGTGACGGCAATAACGATCGCGGCCGAGACGATCGCCGCTATCGCAACCAGAACAGAAGCGACAATGTCGACGGCCATACCAACCGCGTGGCCGTAGCCTCTATCACCGTTCAGCCGTGTGCATCGCCGACGTCTAGTTGGCTCTGAGTTCGCTTTCCTCGAAAACGCCGTTAGGTCGCTGATCGAGGCTGGTCACCATCAGCAGGCTGGAGACGGCAAGGAGGAGGGCGAGCTTCAGCGCGTAGGAAAGGGAGAGTTGATGTCGGCGGGCCGATGAGACGCGGGAAGGCGCAACATAATATTTGTAGTAGAAGTGCGGATCGCTCGTTTCCAGCAGGTTCTGGTAGACGTGCGGCGGAATGTCCGCATGTTTCACCGGTGGAGAACCCGGGAATTTTACATGAAGGTCACGGCTGTCGGCATCATAGGCCGCATGCACGTGCTTCGATTTGAGGGCAGCCCAATCCATTGCAGCTCCTATCACCCTCCCGGTGGCAATATGAGGCCTGCAAAACGATCGTCAAGCTGACAATTTGCTTCAAATGCAATCACTACCGCATCGCTGAACGAGCCGCATTTCAGGCAGACTATGTCGTGTGGGAGAAATATTGGAGGCCTCGCCCGGAATTGAACCGGGGTACAAGGATTTGCAGTCCTCTGCGTCACCACTCCGCCACGAGGCCTCACGGGCTCGTTATCAGAGCCGTGGCGAGCGTTTAGAATGATCGTAAGGAAATCGCAAGGGGGCATTTCGGAAAAACGCCATTCTGCGGCTGCTCAACACGTCATTTCTCTACCGCGGATTGGCACGGGTGCTGACTAGATTTCCATGCCAAATTCGCCGGCATAAATTGCGGCAAGACGCCATGGCGGTATCTCAGAGCGCCTCGGCACCTCTATCACTTCAAGGTCGTTTCGCCGTCCAGCAGCCCGCAGCAGAAGATGCCGATGAGCGCTGCGACGATGAAAAAATCGAACAGCGTCAGATATTCGAAAATCGCAGACATGGCCTGCTCCTCCTATTTCCTCCGCTGAAAATCATAACATGAAGGGGAAGGGAATTCCACGTTTGCGTGCAGGGCCTCATTGCCTCTGTTGCGCGGAAGAAGCGCCTGCCGGATTCTTTTCGCCGGCGGCTGCCAAGCCTTGAAAGCATCGGTGGCGGGGATTAAGAGACGAAAGACAGGAACCGCTTTCAAGAGCGAGAGGACATGATGGATTTCGAAGCAGCGCGCGCAAAGATGGTCGACACCCAGGTCCGCACGACGGACGTTACCTCGCATTCCGTGCTGACGGCGTTTCTCACGGTCCCGC
This Rhizobium acidisoli DNA region includes the following protein-coding sequences:
- a CDS encoding lytic transglycosylase domain-containing protein encodes the protein MRGRKRQSDMVRRSAKALLSLCFLFSLIDMPKAQPEGSDAEPACLYSGPSASGSNETLCIRKDSFNRDLCAAIEHFAAANHLPPDYFARLIWRESTFRPDAVSFKGAQGIAQFMPGTAKLRGLEDSYQVLEALRKSAQYLDELRNRFGNLGLAAAAYNAGENGLAAYLTSGRLPYETRGYVMAITAHTVEEWKDNPPATAAAPLDKDKPFLDGCVALAERRTLKDTPWRQEGDWAPWGVQLAANADVAVARRMFLDAVQDLPAPLNTEQPLILRQRDRSFGFRPRYAARIGRQTRLEANNLCNQIRSNGGTCLVFKNR
- a CDS encoding NAD-dependent epimerase/dehydratase family protein encodes the protein MRVLVIGATGHVGTYLVPRLVEAGHDVVTISRGAAKPYTENRAWASVDQRRMDRAEMERTGDFGPAVRDVKADIVIDMICFTLESAEQLVTALSGHVGHFLHTGTIWTHGYPSTVPTLEEAPKSPFGDYGIQKAAIETYLLQQARLRGFPATVIHPGHIVGRGWAPLNPAGNFNLQVFSTLACGDALALPNFGLETVHHVHADDVAAMFMDAIANWNASTGESFHAVSEQALTLRGYAEAMSHWFGREPKLSFAPFDAWAESQTAEDAEATWEHIARSPNCSIAKARRLLGYAPRYTSLQAVQESVDWLVGQGRIET
- a CDS encoding glycerate kinase type-2 family protein, with amino-acid sequence MTTSAPRDFLKSLFDAAVRAADPLTGIKANLPDRPKGKTVVIGAGKGAAQMARALESVWDGPLDGLVVTRYGYGCDTRDIEIIEAAHPVPDAAGRAAARRLMETVSGLTEDDLVIALICGGGSALLPAPPVGLTLEDEIALNEMLLASGAPISAMNVVRKHLSTIKGGRLAAATRARVVSLIVSDIPGDNPAHVASGPTVPDGSTRHDALEIVKQYGLQLPQAALDHLNSAKADAPRPDDPVFLRHARHIIASAGVSLEAAAALAKSQGIEPAILSDAIEGEARDVAQVHAAIAREVLGRNRPFPKPVVILSGGETTVTLRAKGGKGGRNGEFALAMALAIDAQEGIHLLAADTDGIDGSEDNAGAFADGGTVKRLRAAGLDPRRLLDGNDSYSGFAAVGDLFETGPTGTNVNDFRAILIA
- a CDS encoding DUF6074 family protein, with amino-acid sequence MATEMTCRPAAQSEGVVIAFPSGTGTANIERCARELGRRHGADAIAFWKAECRRLADQLLAAGMPESDVGERVLQFQQDVQIELVLSHQNGPLPKSQNR
- a CDS encoding extracellular catalytic domain type 1 short-chain-length polyhydroxyalkanoate depolymerase → MRSMSDTLARLAALRGTLRPRPTQENPDLIALDAFGANPGALGGYIYLPSKRAKNMALVTVLHGCTQTASGYDIGSGWSRLAEDYGFALLFPEQRRANNPNLCFNWFNPEDIRRDHGEVFSIRQMIAKLVAEHSIDSRRVFVTGLSAGGAMTAAMLATYPEIFAGGAIIAGLPYASAATIPEAFDRMRGHGGPTAKELQLRLKNASSHKGPWPTLSLWQGSADRTVVPSNANAIVEQWRNIHGIDASPSRVENIGRHQRRVWTDAHGVEVIELYTIAGMDHGTPLDIGTGYGASGPFMLDVGISSTVEIARSWGLIPSFEKRRNAKPAAAQPENVAGSSATGDDRGGIQKVIEDALRSAGLLR
- a CDS encoding low affinity iron permease family protein — protein: MSNKPNFFSSFATVVADFSGKPFTFVAALTLVIAWAVSGPFFGYSETWQLVINTTTTIITFLMVFVLQNSQNRDGKAVQAKLDELILTSQAANKFVGIEKLDEGELREMSKTLAAQAECVEEKADEKSAAEAAST
- a CDS encoding low affinity iron permease family protein codes for the protein MRWRFRQISDLAVLWAGHRAVPVTLVALVALWAAAGLSFSFPRQWFLLTNMMGTLIIFFILLLVQHSQNRDMVALQTKLDELIRSSKAGNHWIAAEKKEAEAIEEMRQQHHDQMPETMN